A single genomic interval of Flavihumibacter rivuli harbors:
- a CDS encoding GMC oxidoreductase: MPGDSLYLNTKARQQHTYDAIVVGSGISGGWAAKELAEKGLKVLMLERGRPVEHPNYPTANKDPWEFPHRGRLTRADKEKYYVQSRHYSIAEDNKHFYINDQENPYTETKRFDWIRGDVVGGRSLLWARACYRWSDLDFEANLKDGHGVDWPIRYKDLAPWYDYVESFIGVNGNRDGIAVVPDGEFLPPFEMNLVEKHFRDQVAAKYADRRVIIGRSANLTQPVKGRGQCQARNLCHRGCPFGAYFSTNASTLPAAHATGNLELKPHSLVNRVLYDEQQQRAIGVEVIDTETRQVREYYARIIFINAATVATTAILLNSTSRRFPNGMGNGSDQLGRNLMDHHKGLSIVADVEGFEDSYYSGRRPTNIYVPRFANVNEQNGKFLRGYHFGGGASRPQNSLPEGIGDAFKEALTVPGPWRISLYAFGECLPYADNRITLDHNNKDQWGRPMIAIDCSFRENEKKMHADIAVEGKAMLEAAGYKNVKVNGSISFPGNANHEMGTARMGRDPKTSVLNAFNQLHEVPNVFVTDGSCMTSGSCVNPSITYMALTARACDHAMKELKKGNL; this comes from the coding sequence ATGCCCGGAGATTCGCTTTACCTCAATACCAAGGCCAGACAACAACACACCTACGACGCTATTGTAGTGGGCTCAGGCATCAGTGGCGGCTGGGCCGCTAAGGAACTTGCCGAGAAGGGACTGAAGGTGCTGATGCTGGAAAGGGGACGTCCGGTAGAACATCCCAACTACCCGACGGCCAATAAGGACCCATGGGAGTTCCCGCATCGCGGCAGGCTCACCAGGGCCGACAAGGAAAAATATTATGTGCAGTCGAGGCATTATTCCATCGCGGAAGACAACAAGCATTTCTATATCAACGACCAGGAAAATCCCTACACCGAAACAAAAAGGTTTGACTGGATCAGGGGTGATGTTGTCGGGGGCAGGTCATTGCTCTGGGCAAGGGCCTGTTACCGCTGGAGCGATCTTGATTTCGAAGCCAACCTGAAAGATGGCCATGGGGTGGATTGGCCGATCCGCTATAAGGACCTGGCTCCCTGGTATGATTATGTAGAATCATTCATTGGCGTGAACGGGAATCGCGACGGCATCGCTGTAGTGCCGGATGGAGAATTCCTGCCGCCTTTTGAAATGAATTTGGTGGAAAAGCATTTCCGCGACCAGGTCGCAGCCAAATATGCCGACCGCAGGGTGATCATCGGCAGGAGTGCCAATCTCACCCAACCGGTAAAGGGAAGGGGGCAATGCCAGGCCAGGAACCTTTGTCACCGTGGCTGCCCCTTTGGTGCTTATTTCAGCACCAATGCCAGCACCTTACCTGCAGCGCACGCCACCGGCAACCTGGAATTGAAACCCCATTCCTTGGTGAACCGTGTATTATATGACGAGCAGCAACAGCGGGCCATAGGGGTCGAAGTGATCGATACCGAAACAAGGCAGGTGAGGGAATATTATGCCCGGATCATTTTCATCAATGCTGCCACGGTAGCTACTACAGCCATCCTGCTGAACTCTACTTCCCGTCGATTCCCCAACGGCATGGGCAATGGCAGTGACCAATTGGGCCGCAACCTCATGGACCATCACAAAGGCCTCTCCATTGTAGCAGATGTGGAAGGATTCGAGGACAGCTATTATTCAGGAAGAAGGCCTACCAATATTTATGTTCCCCGCTTCGCCAATGTCAATGAGCAAAACGGGAAATTCTTACGCGGCTATCATTTTGGCGGCGGGGCATCCCGTCCACAGAACAGCCTGCCCGAAGGAATAGGGGATGCTTTCAAGGAAGCCCTTACCGTTCCCGGCCCCTGGAGGATCAGCCTTTATGCTTTCGGTGAATGCTTACCCTATGCCGACAACCGCATTACCCTTGACCACAACAACAAGGACCAATGGGGAAGGCCCATGATCGCTATCGATTGCTCCTTCAGGGAGAATGAAAAGAAGATGCATGCGGACATTGCAGTGGAAGGAAAGGCCATGCTCGAAGCAGCAGGATACAAGAACGTAAAGGTCAATGGCAGTATATCCTTTCCCGGCAATGCCAACCATGAAATGGGTACGGCCAGGATGGGCCGCGATCCCAAAACATCGGTGCTCAATGCCTTTAACCAGCTGCATGAAGTACCCAATGTATTTGTTACGGATGGCAGCTGCATGACATCAGGCTCTTGTGTCAATCCTTCCATCACCTATATGGCATTAACGGCAAGGGCCTGTGATCACGCGATGAAGGAACTGAAGAAAGGGAATCTTTGA
- a CDS encoding alpha-amylase family glycosyl hydrolase yields the protein MQPLKYPSLYQVNTRVWLTQLSVELGRKATLDDIPDAELDRFVELGFDWIWFLSVWTTGERAQKVSRENPDFRRDFEATLPDLKEEDIGGSGFAIADYRVSPGIGGDEALKRLRERLRQRGLRLMLDFVPNHMGPDHPWVEHHPEYFVAGTAQDLEQQPQNYHLVKRNGGERIMAFGRDPYFTGWPDTVQLDYSNPATVEAMTQELLRIAGQCDGVRCDMSMLVLPDVFERTWGKKAQPFWPIVTKLVREKVPGFLFMAEVYWDMEWEMQQNGFDYAYDKRLYDRLVEGHVRPVREHFYASPGYQDKLARFLENHDEPRAAATFATEKHMAAAVLTFLSPGLRFFHQGQFEGKRLRISPHLVRGPLEPLDTAVQQFYASLLEVLKQALFREGQWRLLECVPAWEGNDSWDNFIAFGWEGNDGRKALVAVNYAPYEGQCTVKLPYAGFENQTVRLTEKMGQASYDWDGNEVASKGIFLSLPAWGYHLFDVSVVTAEKTS from the coding sequence ATGCAACCACTCAAATATCCCTCCTTATACCAGGTCAATACCAGGGTATGGCTGACCCAATTGTCAGTGGAACTTGGCAGGAAAGCAACACTTGATGATATCCCGGATGCCGAACTGGATCGATTCGTGGAGCTCGGCTTTGACTGGATCTGGTTCCTCAGTGTCTGGACCACCGGTGAGCGTGCACAAAAAGTATCGCGGGAGAATCCTGATTTTCGCCGCGATTTCGAAGCTACCCTTCCCGATTTGAAAGAGGAGGACATTGGAGGTTCAGGTTTCGCCATTGCCGACTACCGGGTGAGTCCCGGGATCGGTGGCGATGAAGCCCTGAAGCGGCTTCGTGAAAGGCTGCGCCAGCGGGGCCTGCGCCTGATGCTCGATTTTGTCCCCAATCATATGGGGCCTGATCATCCATGGGTCGAACACCATCCGGAGTATTTTGTCGCGGGTACTGCCCAGGACCTTGAACAGCAACCACAGAATTATCACCTCGTTAAACGAAATGGTGGGGAAAGGATCATGGCTTTCGGACGCGATCCCTATTTCACCGGCTGGCCGGATACAGTGCAGCTGGATTACAGTAATCCTGCAACAGTGGAGGCCATGACCCAGGAGTTGCTGCGGATCGCCGGGCAATGTGATGGGGTAAGGTGCGATATGTCCATGCTGGTCCTGCCCGATGTCTTTGAACGGACATGGGGAAAAAAGGCCCAGCCCTTCTGGCCCATTGTTACAAAGCTGGTCAGGGAGAAGGTCCCCGGCTTTTTATTCATGGCGGAAGTGTACTGGGACATGGAATGGGAGATGCAGCAGAATGGTTTCGATTATGCCTACGATAAGCGTTTATACGACCGGTTGGTGGAAGGCCACGTCAGGCCGGTAAGGGAGCATTTTTACGCCAGTCCGGGTTACCAGGATAAGCTGGCCAGGTTCCTGGAGAATCATGATGAGCCGAGGGCTGCCGCCACCTTTGCAACAGAAAAACATATGGCAGCTGCTGTCCTGACCTTCCTTTCTCCAGGATTACGGTTCTTCCACCAGGGGCAGTTCGAAGGAAAGCGATTGCGGATTTCCCCGCATTTGGTGAGGGGGCCTTTGGAGCCTTTGGATACTGCTGTCCAACAGTTTTATGCTTCATTGTTGGAGGTGCTGAAGCAAGCCCTGTTTCGGGAAGGGCAATGGCGCTTGCTGGAATGTGTACCGGCATGGGAAGGCAATGACAGCTGGGATAATTTTATTGCATTTGGTTGGGAAGGTAATGATGGCAGGAAGGCACTGGTGGCGGTTAACTATGCCCCGTACGAAGGCCAATGTACCGTTAAGTTACCTTATGCTGGCTTTGAAAACCAGACCGTCCGGCTAACGGAAAAGATGGGACAGGCCTCTTATGACTGGGATGGCAATGAAGTGGCATCAAAAGGGATCTTCCTGTCGCTTCCGGCCTGGGGCTATCACTTGTTTGATGTTTCGGTCGTAACAGCAGAGAAGACCAGCTGA
- a CDS encoding MIP/aquaporin family protein: MKKKSIFPWRLFWSELLGTALLLLIGLSLVIFMFGEGSPMAALIPEVWIRRTITGFLFGGTGALIALSAIGKESGAHINPVVTMVFWLFRKIDHRTVGIYVIAQLIGAIVGCLPLLLLWGKMGRSIAFGATYPGEGYTEMNALAGEVLTTFIMVALLAVFLGFRSTRPYTPAIFPVLYSIMVPLEAAISGTSTNPARSLGPAVISGVWQSWWIYLAGPLIGALLAALLTSFLARKITVAKLYHFDSDRDGLFRRMGNKESA; the protein is encoded by the coding sequence TTGAAGAAGAAGTCAATTTTCCCCTGGCGATTATTCTGGTCGGAGTTGTTGGGAACAGCCCTGTTGTTATTAATAGGCCTATCGCTGGTTATCTTCATGTTTGGCGAAGGCAGTCCCATGGCTGCGCTTATTCCTGAGGTGTGGATCCGCAGGACCATTACCGGGTTCCTGTTTGGCGGCACAGGGGCATTGATCGCCTTATCGGCCATCGGCAAGGAAAGCGGTGCACATATCAATCCAGTTGTAACCATGGTCTTCTGGTTGTTCCGGAAGATCGATCACCGCACCGTCGGCATCTATGTGATCGCCCAATTGATAGGCGCAATAGTTGGCTGCCTGCCTTTATTGTTGCTCTGGGGAAAGATGGGCAGAAGCATTGCATTTGGCGCTACTTACCCGGGCGAGGGCTATACTGAAATGAATGCCCTGGCCGGTGAGGTCCTGACCACCTTCATCATGGTCGCTTTGCTTGCCGTATTCCTGGGATTCAGGAGTACCCGTCCTTATACCCCTGCTATTTTCCCAGTCTTATATTCGATCATGGTTCCCCTTGAAGCGGCCATATCCGGTACCAGTACCAATCCTGCACGCAGCTTAGGTCCTGCCGTGATCTCAGGGGTGTGGCAAAGCTGGTGGATCTACCTGGCAGGCCCGCTGATAGGTGCATTGTTGGCAGCACTGCTCACCAGTTTTCTTGCCAGGAAAATTACCGTGGCCAAACTCTATCATTTCGACAGTGACCGCGATGGATTGTTCCGTAGAATGGGCAACAAGGAATCGGCCTGA
- a CDS encoding glucose 1-dehydrogenase, with amino-acid sequence MKAIIVEPGKPGTARLGEVPEPDASQGTLLVEAVAVGVCGTDVEIVEGKYGWAPKGDDHLVLGHESLGRVIDPGPSGGFKKGDLVVGIVRRPDPVPCPNCAVGEWDMCRNGLYTERGIKEIHGFMSERWRIEPEYAIKVDPSLGLLGVLLEPTTVVAKAWEHIAYIGRRSYWEPENVLITGAGPIGLLAALIASMHGLKVHVLDRMVSGPKVNLVRALGATYHSGKVTDIGFEPDLIMECTGVGQVIADSIHQLGANGILCLAGIGHGSTARMAEMTDLASAAVLRNNVIVGSVNANKRHWFKAGQHLARADRSWLSKLITRVVAPQDFLSALQRQPDDIKVVIQFSAL; translated from the coding sequence ATGAAAGCCATCATTGTAGAACCAGGAAAGCCCGGAACGGCCAGGCTGGGTGAGGTGCCGGAGCCTGATGCCAGCCAGGGCACATTACTTGTTGAAGCAGTTGCTGTTGGTGTCTGTGGTACCGATGTAGAGATAGTGGAAGGCAAGTATGGCTGGGCACCAAAAGGAGATGATCATCTTGTTCTGGGCCATGAATCCCTTGGCCGGGTGATCGATCCAGGTCCTTCCGGCGGTTTTAAAAAAGGCGACCTGGTAGTGGGTATTGTGCGAAGGCCGGATCCAGTTCCTTGTCCGAATTGTGCCGTGGGGGAATGGGACATGTGCCGCAACGGATTGTATACAGAACGGGGCATCAAGGAGATCCATGGGTTCATGTCGGAGCGTTGGCGGATCGAACCGGAATACGCCATAAAGGTAGATCCTTCATTGGGTTTGCTCGGGGTGCTGCTCGAGCCGACTACTGTAGTGGCAAAAGCATGGGAGCATATCGCCTATATTGGCCGGAGGTCCTACTGGGAACCAGAAAATGTGCTGATTACAGGCGCTGGACCGATTGGCTTGCTGGCGGCGCTGATCGCCAGTATGCATGGATTGAAGGTGCATGTACTGGACAGGATGGTATCGGGCCCTAAGGTGAACCTGGTGCGGGCACTCGGTGCTACCTATCATTCAGGCAAAGTGACCGATATTGGGTTTGAGCCGGACCTGATCATGGAATGTACCGGTGTTGGCCAGGTGATCGCTGACTCCATCCATCAGCTCGGCGCCAATGGGATTCTCTGCCTGGCGGGCATTGGTCATGGCAGTACCGCCAGGATGGCGGAGATGACCGACCTGGCATCCGCCGCGGTTTTAAGGAATAACGTTATCGTGGGCAGCGTCAATGCCAACAAGCGCCACTGGTTCAAGGCAGGACAACACCTTGCCCGTGCGGACAGGTCATGGTTATCCAAACTCATCACACGGGTAGTGGCTCCACAGGATTTCCTTAGCGCATTGCAACGGCAGCCGGATGATATCAAGGTGGTCATTCAATTTTCCGCACTTTGA
- a CDS encoding MGH1-like glycoside hydrolase domain-containing protein, protein METKRLSEAREQQIPWKKWGPYLSERQWGTVREDYSENGDAWNFFTHDHARSRAYRWGEDGIAGISDNKQHLCFALALWNGKDAILKERLFGLTNTEGNHGEDVKEYYFYLDNTPTHSYMKYLYKYPQAAFPYGDLIQQNKQRTRKDMEYELLDTGVFQEDRYFDVFIEYAKAGPEDILIKVTAFNRGPEAADLHLLPTLWFRNDWSEWIAASNRAKKKPGIASFEAGKGFRAVLADHERLGEMVLCCEGEVPLLFTENVTNHEKLFPGTPNEFPFVKDGINDFVVNGVQGKVNPEQKGTKTSAHYTLTIGAGQSSTIRLRLARKDLDIYKEPFGKGFDQVFLDRLKEADEFYQSVTPPSISEDEAMVMRQAIAGMLWSKQFFFFDGYNWLDEHNSNPLHRGYKNARNSDWYHMLNEDIISMPDKWEYPWYAAWDLAFHTLPLSIVDPDFAKEQMVLMLRGLYIHPNGQLPAYEWNFSDVNPPVHAWATLFLYRTEHALKGKADLNFLKATFHKLLLNFTWWVNRKDRFGKNIFEGGFLGLDNIGIFDRSAPLPTGGSLEQADGTAWMALFSQNMVEIASELAAWDPIYEDMVVKFIEHFHFIAAAMNKPGTDGMWDEEDGFYYDLLRLPDGRGERLKVRSLVGLLPLCAVTVVEKEQRDRIPRGFAQLVERRRRMPDLLEAIHPAGPGHYGVAERGILSLLNPDRLRRILTRMLDENEFLGPHGIRSISKYHEHHPYVLQVDGKEFRVDYLPAESDSGMFGGNSNWRGPVWMPVNALLIRALQQYFLFYGDSFTIECPTGSGNKMNLFEVSQELARRLTSIFTRDEHGRRPVFGGSEKFQTDPHWKDYVLFYEYFHGDNGAGLGASHQTGWTGLVAKMIQLYGILDPKELLNVGKEAAFAKDPGHLQQNPGKR, encoded by the coding sequence ATGGAGACAAAAAGACTTAGCGAAGCCAGGGAACAGCAAATACCCTGGAAAAAATGGGGGCCTTACCTGAGTGAACGGCAGTGGGGAACCGTTCGGGAGGATTACAGCGAAAACGGCGATGCCTGGAATTTTTTTACCCATGACCACGCCCGTTCGCGCGCTTACCGCTGGGGGGAAGATGGCATTGCGGGCATTTCGGATAATAAGCAGCATCTATGCTTTGCCCTGGCTTTATGGAATGGCAAGGATGCTATCCTGAAGGAAAGGCTTTTTGGACTTACCAATACCGAAGGCAACCATGGCGAGGATGTGAAGGAGTATTACTTCTACCTGGATAATACGCCTACCCATTCCTATATGAAGTATCTGTATAAGTATCCACAGGCTGCTTTCCCCTATGGGGACCTTATCCAACAAAACAAGCAACGTACCCGCAAGGATATGGAGTATGAATTACTGGATACCGGTGTATTTCAGGAGGACCGCTATTTCGATGTCTTTATTGAATATGCCAAAGCCGGTCCTGAAGATATTCTGATCAAGGTCACCGCCTTTAACCGGGGACCTGAGGCAGCCGACCTGCATTTGTTGCCGACCTTATGGTTCCGGAATGACTGGTCAGAGTGGATAGCAGCATCGAACCGTGCAAAGAAAAAGCCCGGAATAGCTAGCTTTGAAGCGGGTAAGGGTTTCAGGGCTGTTCTTGCTGATCATGAGCGTTTGGGTGAAATGGTATTATGTTGTGAAGGGGAAGTGCCTTTGTTATTCACCGAGAATGTTACCAACCATGAAAAATTATTCCCCGGAACGCCAAATGAATTTCCCTTTGTCAAGGATGGGATCAATGATTTCGTGGTGAATGGCGTCCAGGGTAAAGTGAACCCGGAACAAAAGGGAACCAAGACTTCGGCCCATTACACGCTGACCATCGGTGCGGGCCAGTCCTCCACCATCCGGCTCAGACTGGCCAGGAAGGACCTTGACATCTACAAGGAACCTTTTGGCAAGGGGTTCGATCAGGTATTTCTTGACCGGCTGAAAGAGGCCGATGAATTTTATCAATCTGTAACGCCTCCATCCATCAGTGAGGACGAGGCCATGGTCATGCGCCAGGCCATCGCCGGTATGTTATGGAGCAAGCAGTTCTTTTTCTTTGATGGGTACAACTGGTTGGATGAACACAATTCCAACCCCCTTCACAGAGGGTATAAGAATGCCAGGAATTCCGATTGGTACCATATGCTGAATGAGGACATCATTTCAATGCCCGATAAATGGGAGTACCCTTGGTATGCCGCCTGGGACCTGGCCTTTCATACCCTTCCCCTATCCATCGTTGATCCTGATTTTGCCAAGGAGCAAATGGTGCTGATGCTCAGGGGGCTTTATATCCATCCAAACGGACAGTTGCCAGCCTATGAATGGAACTTCAGTGATGTGAATCCCCCGGTCCACGCATGGGCGACATTGTTCCTGTACAGGACTGAACACGCTTTAAAAGGCAAGGCAGACCTGAATTTCCTTAAAGCTACCTTCCATAAGTTGTTGTTGAACTTCACCTGGTGGGTGAACCGAAAGGACCGTTTTGGCAAGAACATCTTTGAAGGCGGTTTCCTTGGCCTGGATAATATCGGCATCTTCGACAGAAGTGCCCCGTTGCCAACTGGCGGTAGCCTGGAGCAGGCCGACGGAACCGCATGGATGGCGCTTTTCAGCCAGAATATGGTGGAGATAGCCAGCGAACTGGCCGCCTGGGACCCGATCTATGAAGATATGGTCGTTAAGTTCATTGAACACTTCCACTTCATTGCTGCTGCCATGAACAAACCTGGTACCGATGGAATGTGGGATGAAGAAGATGGGTTCTATTATGACCTGCTCAGGCTTCCTGATGGCCGTGGCGAAAGATTGAAAGTAAGATCACTGGTTGGCCTTCTGCCTTTGTGCGCAGTAACGGTGGTAGAAAAGGAGCAGCGTGACCGAATTCCTCGCGGTTTTGCGCAGTTGGTGGAACGCCGACGCAGGATGCCCGATTTACTGGAAGCTATCCACCCTGCTGGTCCGGGCCATTACGGTGTAGCTGAAAGGGGAATTCTTTCGCTGCTTAATCCCGACAGGCTGAGGAGGATACTTACCAGGATGCTGGATGAAAATGAATTCCTGGGTCCGCACGGTATCCGTTCGATCTCGAAATACCACGAGCATCATCCCTATGTACTGCAGGTGGATGGAAAGGAATTCAGGGTGGACTACCTGCCTGCTGAATCGGATTCCGGGATGTTTGGGGGAAATTCTAATTGGCGGGGCCCGGTATGGATGCCGGTGAATGCCTTGCTGATCAGGGCCCTGCAGCAGTACTTTTTGTTTTATGGGGACAGTTTTACCATTGAATGCCCTACAGGATCAGGGAATAAGATGAACCTGTTTGAAGTAAGCCAGGAGCTGGCCAGGCGACTGACCAGTATCTTTACCAGGGATGAGCATGGAAGACGTCCGGTATTTGGGGGTTCAGAGAAATTCCAGACAGATCCGCACTGGAAGGACTATGTCCTTTTCTACGAGTATTTCCATGGTGATAATGGCGCCGGACTGGGTGCTAGTCACCAGACAGGATGGACCGGCCTGGTAGCCAAAATGATCCAGTTGTATGGAATACTTGATCCGAAAGAATTGCTTAATGTGGGTAAAGAAGCAGCATTTGCCAAAGACCCCGGCCATCTTCAGCAAAACCCCGGTAAGCGCTGA
- a CDS encoding outer membrane beta-barrel protein: MRLFYNLFLFSLLVISSLTTVAQESDRSFGRRIGIIGGYNFVGITKADQLNTSNTNGFLVGGFLAPGGRGSIGYRTEVLFSRQGYNYTSGATDGKVQLDYLILPQFMNIRITKFLNLQVGTQVNFLLSSKANDSTKTTGVDGVVNKVNEYYNKYGISMAGGVEVYPFKGLIIGGRFTANITPINASSFTGTIPDFIPSSEKLKNNLVQLYAGYRF; encoded by the coding sequence ATGAGACTTTTCTACAACCTTTTCCTTTTCAGCTTACTAGTAATTAGTTCTTTAACCACTGTTGCCCAGGAATCCGACCGATCCTTTGGCCGCCGGATCGGCATTATCGGTGGTTATAATTTTGTCGGCATTACCAAGGCTGACCAACTGAATACCAGCAATACCAATGGTTTCCTGGTGGGCGGTTTCCTTGCCCCCGGTGGCAGGGGCTCAATTGGTTACCGTACGGAAGTATTGTTCTCCCGCCAGGGGTATAATTACACATCCGGTGCAACGGATGGCAAGGTTCAACTGGATTACCTTATCCTTCCCCAATTCATGAATATCAGGATCACCAAATTCCTTAACCTGCAGGTGGGTACCCAGGTGAACTTCCTGCTCAGCAGCAAGGCAAATGATTCAACGAAAACCACTGGTGTAGATGGCGTGGTCAATAAAGTAAACGAATACTACAACAAGTACGGGATCTCCATGGCTGGCGGTGTGGAGGTGTACCCATTCAAGGGGCTGATCATCGGTGGAAGGTTCACTGCGAACATCACCCCGATCAATGCATCTTCCTTTACCGGCACGATCCCTGACTTCATCCCTTCCTCAGAAAAGCTGAAAAACAACCTGGTACAGCTTTACGCCGGTTACAGGTTCTAA
- a CDS encoding sugar phosphate isomerase/epimerase family protein: protein MHSYSRKEFLFTTALLLGGAASFGKLPFGKKPPKLAFSTLGCPDWPLEKITGFAREHGYTGIEVRGIQRELDLTKSPYFNSPAAISATLDRMKANGLQFVGLGSSSTLHFADPLKRQQQLDDGRRFIDLAAKLNCPYVRVFPNNFPKDQEKEQTMDLITRGLLELADHAKGSKVTVLMETHGDLVYKADLLRIMKAAEHRHTGLVWDLTNMWSITREAPAEVYKDLKPYIRHTHIKDAKLKDGKLEYCLLGKGDIPIMEAISLLAKDNYKGFYSFEWEKLWHPEIAEPEIAFADFPKVMKAHLDQ, encoded by the coding sequence ATGCATTCCTATTCCCGCAAAGAGTTCCTGTTCACCACAGCCTTGTTGCTCGGGGGAGCAGCAAGCTTCGGCAAATTGCCCTTTGGGAAGAAGCCACCCAAACTGGCTTTCTCCACGCTGGGCTGCCCCGACTGGCCACTGGAAAAGATCACCGGCTTTGCCAGGGAACATGGCTATACCGGCATTGAGGTCAGGGGTATCCAAAGGGAACTTGACCTGACCAAGAGTCCCTATTTTAATTCCCCTGCAGCCATTTCGGCTACCCTTGACCGCATGAAAGCCAATGGCCTGCAATTCGTTGGGCTGGGCTCTTCTTCCACCCTGCATTTTGCAGACCCGTTAAAAAGGCAGCAGCAACTGGATGACGGGCGTCGCTTCATTGACCTCGCTGCCAAACTCAATTGTCCCTATGTGAGGGTCTTCCCCAACAATTTCCCGAAGGACCAGGAGAAGGAACAGACCATGGACCTGATCACCAGGGGCTTGCTGGAACTGGCCGATCACGCCAAGGGATCGAAGGTTACGGTATTGATGGAAACCCATGGCGACCTGGTGTACAAAGCCGACCTGCTGCGCATCATGAAGGCAGCGGAACACCGGCATACCGGACTGGTTTGGGACCTTACCAATATGTGGTCCATCACCAGGGAAGCGCCTGCGGAAGTGTACAAGGACCTCAAGCCTTATATCCGCCATACCCATATCAAGGATGCCAAACTCAAAGATGGCAAGCTGGAATATTGCCTGCTCGGAAAAGGGGATATCCCCATCATGGAAGCCATCAGCCTGTTGGCAAAGGACAACTACAAAGGCTTCTACAGTTTCGAATGGGAAAAACTCTGGCATCCCGAGATCGCTGAACCCGAGATCGCTTTTGCCGATTTCCCGAAGGTCATGAAAGCTCACCTTGATCAATAA
- a CDS encoding ROK family protein — MKVLVLDIGGNNVKMLVTGAEKVRKFPSGSELIPEDMVEEVKQLTKDWEYDAVSIGYPGVVKHNRVVVEPHNLGPGWTDFDFEEAFGCPVKLINDAAMQALGSYKAGVMLFLGLGTGLGAAMVIDGVVLPTEIAHMPYRKGTFEDYLGERGLKKLGQKKWEKHLHACVEILRHGFHPDDIVLGGGNSKIVSSLPEGCRLGSNKFAFEGGFRLWNQQGL; from the coding sequence ATGAAGGTCCTTGTACTGGATATTGGAGGTAATAATGTGAAGATGCTGGTTACCGGCGCAGAAAAAGTCAGGAAGTTCCCTTCGGGCAGTGAACTGATACCGGAGGATATGGTAGAAGAAGTGAAGCAACTGACAAAGGATTGGGAATACGATGCAGTATCGATCGGTTACCCTGGTGTGGTAAAGCATAACAGGGTGGTGGTGGAGCCGCATAACCTTGGGCCAGGCTGGACAGATTTCGATTTCGAGGAGGCATTTGGTTGTCCCGTAAAACTGATCAATGATGCAGCCATGCAGGCCCTGGGAAGCTATAAGGCAGGGGTGATGTTGTTCCTGGGACTGGGCACCGGACTGGGAGCAGCAATGGTGATCGATGGGGTGGTGCTGCCTACCGAGATAGCCCATATGCCCTACCGGAAAGGCACATTCGAAGATTACCTGGGTGAGCGGGGATTAAAAAAACTGGGGCAGAAGAAGTGGGAAAAGCACCTGCATGCCTGTGTGGAAATATTACGTCATGGCTTCCATCCTGATGACATTGTCCTGGGAGGTGGTAACTCAAAGATAGTTTCCAGCCTGCCTGAGGGTTGCCGCCTGGGCAGTAACAAATTTGCTTTTGAAGGAGGCTTCCGGTTGTGGAACCAACAGGGCTTGTAA